CATTCTGGAAGGCGTGCTGGCCGTACTCTACTGCCGCCCTTATAGCAGGCTAGAGGCCGGCGACCACACAATCTTTGTAGGCGAGGTCTACGATCTGGAAGCCCACGAAGATGGCCTGCCCGTGCTGTATTACAACCGTGCGTACCGCGTTGTGGGTGAAACACTGGCTCCAGGTCCGGCCATCGATCACGAAACCCCAGCACCGTAGAGCGCAGCTCCAAAAAGGGCGAAATCGTAACGCGCCGGATCTTCAGCGCAGAGTTTCCGGCAGTTTTCTGTAAGCTCCTGAACAGCCCGCCAATCGTTTTGCGGTCGCGTCAACAACCCCCAAGCCCGTGCCTGGCGACCTACGTGCACATCTAAGGGCAGTACCAGCTGGCGAGGGGAAACCGTTTCCCAAAGCCCAAGATCTACCGGACCTGGGCGCACCATCCAGCGAAAATACAGCGCCAGTCGTTTACAGGCACTGCCGCTGGAAGGACGTGGCAGGTGCTTGCGCAGACGCGCCGGTGTTCCAGGCAGCGCGCATAAAGCTTGGCTTAACGCCTCGAGGGCTGGCGCGATATCGGGGGCTTCAGACGGCAGGTGCTGCGCGACAAAAGCAGCTACCGATCCATACCGACGCAGCAAGGCTTGTAGGTTAAGCGTGAGCCATAGCGCATCAACGGGCTGAAACGTGCGATGGCAAAACGCGGCAAGCCGATGACCATCGCGCTCTGGATCGAATCGACGGACAAAATGGTAAGGCTGGTAGTCCATGCAAGCGCACAGCACTTCGAGCTTACGCAAGATGAGCGTGCGGCGCCCCCAGGCAAGCAGGGCGGCATAGAGGCCGATCACTTCCTGATCGCCCGGATCGTCAAAGGCATGCACCACCGCAATAGGATCCTGGGCGATAAAGGCAGGTT
This sequence is a window from Rhodothermus bifroesti. Protein-coding genes within it:
- a CDS encoding TIGR02757 family protein, translating into MDALFLEALVARYEQPAFIAQDPIAVVHAFDDPGDQEVIGLYAALLAWGRRTLILRKLEVLCACMDYQPYHFVRRFDPERDGHRLAAFCHRTFQPVDALWLTLNLQALLRRYGSVAAFVAQHLPSEAPDIAPALEALSQALCALPGTPARLRKHLPRPSSGSACKRLALYFRWMVRPGPVDLGLWETVSPRQLVLPLDVHVGRQARAWGLLTRPQNDWRAVQELTENCRKLCAEDPARYDFALFGAALYGAGVS